The following proteins are co-located in the Pseudomonas antarctica genome:
- a CDS encoding autotransporter outer membrane beta-barrel domain-containing protein, with amino-acid sequence MSALNIFELKPLSKMMKVPTITFCLFAAVHGQAQAAQLNGEQKTIDATEQTTDWQLFNQSTLDINNATATSIALAASTLNMNAGSQANDVRATNGSVVHLESAHVTSNNPVFGAVRLEQSAAFINSSTITNNNGVGLQAVGAVSSDDGSSTQVSNSIISGTAGGAEASSGSQMDFKQGTLVQGTGVNSFGLSLRGATATATQATIVGQGSGVSFTRGRFDTTDGKLVLDQSVVEGKTGSAISVRASQGLAPVVEIEVRNGSTLTGGNGNLLSVTGGSSATMTVDNSRLTGNVVVDGTSTAHLTLQNNAELTGQLQNVSSLNVGNASNWNMTGDSQVGVLNMTGGTVTMGAGDAFYQLNLNTLAGDDTFVMGTDFAQGKTDFINVTGEATGNHNLLLSASGAEPVNPDQVRVVHTGGGDAQFSLINGPVDAGAFAYDLKKEGTDWYLDPETRTKSRGTRVVTALFNTAPTVMYGEEASLRARMGELRFEPGQAGLWVRGFGNKYNVSESSGTAYTQNQRGFSIGADMPLVDSQWLVGVMAGHSTSDLNPARGSSGTVKSYFVGAYATWMDQESGFYFDTVAKANRFQNEAKVSLSDATSTKGNYNNVGGSLSAEFGRNIKLDDGWYVEPYGRLSTIVVQGGNYSLKNGLKVDGERTRSRIAEAGATVGRDIQLDSGTIIQPYLRAAMVHEFANNNKVAVNNQTFNNDLSGSRAKFGAGVAVKLSQNLQMHADLETSSSNKIDQVLGANVGVRYSF; translated from the coding sequence ATGTCGGCACTGAATATATTCGAACTCAAGCCCTTGAGTAAGATGATGAAAGTCCCAACCATTACGTTCTGCCTGTTTGCTGCGGTACATGGGCAAGCGCAAGCCGCTCAGTTGAACGGTGAGCAAAAAACCATTGACGCCACTGAGCAAACTACGGATTGGCAATTGTTTAACCAGTCCACCCTGGACATAAACAACGCAACGGCCACCAGCATTGCACTCGCAGCCTCTACGCTGAACATGAATGCCGGCAGTCAGGCCAATGATGTTCGTGCGACTAACGGGTCCGTGGTTCATCTCGAATCAGCGCATGTAACTTCGAACAACCCGGTGTTCGGCGCAGTGCGCCTGGAACAAAGCGCTGCGTTTATCAATAGCAGTACGATTACCAACAACAACGGCGTGGGTTTGCAAGCCGTTGGTGCTGTAAGTTCCGACGATGGCTCGTCAACACAAGTAAGCAACAGCATTATCAGCGGTACTGCCGGCGGGGCGGAAGCCAGCAGCGGTAGCCAGATGGACTTCAAGCAAGGCACCTTGGTACAAGGTACTGGCGTGAACAGTTTTGGCCTTTCCCTGCGGGGTGCCACGGCAACGGCCACCCAGGCCACGATCGTCGGCCAGGGCAGCGGGGTATCGTTTACCCGCGGACGTTTTGATACGACCGATGGCAAGTTGGTATTGGACCAATCCGTTGTTGAGGGCAAAACCGGTTCCGCCATTTCGGTCAGGGCCTCGCAAGGCCTGGCCCCGGTGGTAGAAATAGAGGTGCGCAACGGCTCCACGCTCACGGGGGGTAACGGTAATCTGCTGTCTGTCACGGGCGGCAGTTCAGCGACGATGACGGTTGATAACAGCCGTTTGACCGGCAATGTGGTGGTCGATGGCACCAGCACCGCCCATTTGACCCTGCAGAACAACGCCGAGTTGACTGGCCAGTTGCAGAATGTGTCCAGCTTGAACGTGGGCAATGCTTCCAACTGGAACATGACGGGCGACAGCCAGGTCGGTGTACTGAACATGACCGGTGGTACGGTTACCATGGGCGCCGGGGATGCGTTCTATCAACTGAACCTGAATACGCTTGCCGGTGATGACACGTTTGTTATGGGCACCGATTTCGCGCAAGGCAAGACGGACTTCATCAATGTCACCGGCGAAGCTACGGGTAATCACAACCTGTTGCTGTCGGCCAGTGGCGCTGAGCCGGTCAACCCCGATCAGGTTCGCGTGGTCCATACCGGCGGTGGGGATGCGCAGTTCTCCCTGATTAATGGCCCGGTGGATGCAGGTGCTTTTGCCTACGATCTGAAAAAAGAAGGCACTGATTGGTATCTCGACCCGGAAACCCGTACGAAAAGCCGTGGCACCCGTGTGGTAACGGCACTCTTCAACACCGCGCCGACGGTGATGTACGGCGAAGAGGCCTCGTTGCGCGCCCGCATGGGTGAGTTGCGTTTCGAGCCAGGCCAGGCGGGTCTTTGGGTTCGTGGTTTTGGTAACAAGTACAACGTGTCCGAAAGTTCGGGTACCGCGTATACGCAAAACCAGCGCGGCTTCTCCATCGGTGCGGACATGCCGCTGGTAGACAGCCAATGGCTGGTGGGTGTGATGGCTGGTCATAGTACCTCCGACCTTAACCCTGCGCGCGGCTCCTCGGGTACCGTCAAGAGCTACTTCGTGGGCGCTTATGCAACCTGGATGGACCAGGAAAGCGGGTTCTACTTTGATACGGTAGCCAAGGCCAACCGTTTCCAGAACGAAGCCAAAGTAAGCCTCAGCGACGCTACATCGACCAAAGGTAATTACAACAACGTGGGTGGCAGCCTGTCGGCTGAGTTCGGTCGCAATATCAAACTCGATGATGGCTGGTACGTTGAACCTTATGGTCGACTGTCGACGATTGTGGTCCAGGGTGGAAACTACAGTCTGAAAAATGGCTTGAAAGTCGACGGTGAACGTACCCGTTCACGTATCGCTGAAGCCGGCGCGACAGTAGGGCGTGATATCCAGCTCGACAGTGGCACCATTATCCAGCCGTACCTGCGTGCGGCCATGGTTCACGAGTTCGCCAACAATAATAAGGTTGCGGTCAACAACCAGACCTTCAACAATGACCTGTCAGGTTCGCGCGCCAAGTTTGGTGCCGGCGTAGCGGTGAAACTCTCGCAGAACCTGCAAATGCACGCGGACCTTGAAACCAGCTCCAGTAATAAAATCGATCAGGTACTGGGTGCCAACGTTGGCGTACGTTATTCCTTCTAA
- a CDS encoding DUF1345 domain-containing protein yields the protein MAFLARTHPRLSAAAVLGLAVGILAPADTIISKILIGWNAGVWTYLILMLWLTSRSRADDVKRFAEIEDENAGLVLFMVCIAAIASLATITLNLVGSKDLDSTARLLHYGFTGMTVIGSWLLTGVIFSVHYARLFYTWEGDEPALRFAEGLRNPNYWDFLYFSFTIGVAVQTADVGVATRSMRKVVLGQSLIGFLFNTAILGFSINIAAGLFS from the coding sequence ATGGCCTTCCTCGCCCGCACCCACCCTCGCCTCTCCGCCGCCGCCGTCCTGGGCCTTGCCGTGGGCATCCTGGCGCCCGCCGACACGATCATCAGCAAAATCCTCATCGGCTGGAACGCCGGCGTCTGGACCTACCTGATACTGATGCTGTGGCTGACCAGCCGCTCGCGTGCCGACGACGTCAAACGCTTCGCCGAGATTGAGGATGAAAACGCAGGGTTGGTGCTGTTCATGGTGTGCATCGCGGCGATTGCCAGCCTGGCGACCATCACGCTGAACCTGGTGGGCAGCAAAGACCTGGACAGCACCGCGCGCCTGCTGCATTACGGTTTTACCGGTATGACGGTGATCGGTTCATGGTTGCTGACCGGCGTGATTTTCAGCGTGCATTACGCGCGGCTTTTTTATACGTGGGAAGGTGACGAGCCGGCGCTGCGCTTTGCCGAAGGTTTGCGTAACCCCAACTATTGGGACTTCCTGTACTTCTCGTTCACCATTGGCGTGGCGGTGCAGACGGCCGATGTAGGCGTTGCCACGCGCAGCATGCGTAAAGTGGTGTTGGGCCAATCGTTGATCGGCTTCTTGTTCAATACCGCCATCCTTGGCTTCTCGATCAATATCGCCGCGGGTCTGTTCAGCTGA